A region from the bacterium genome encodes:
- a CDS encoding Uma2 family endonuclease has protein sequence MSTLADVDPAVAYPATETVPESPRHSRARFLAYGALSAHFAGQRDCFVGQDLNVYYRPAPRTAFVAPDVLVCFGVEAGTIEDDVSYRLWDAGAPPAYVLEIASEKTHERDLEYKPDIYLEVGAREYWRFDPSGLGLFTPTLQGDRRAGDAWAPIQVRPDGDGRLSGHSAVLGLDLHAEDRRLRFRDPRTGRWLPDPEDLQHTLNLTRQQRDAVEARAIAAEAEIAALRARLNDQT, from the coding sequence GTGAGCACGCTGGCCGATGTGGATCCTGCTGTGGCGTACCCTGCCACCGAGACCGTGCCTGAGTCGCCGCGGCACTCGCGGGCACGCTTTCTCGCCTACGGCGCCCTGAGCGCGCACTTCGCGGGGCAGCGGGACTGCTTCGTGGGCCAGGACCTCAACGTGTACTACCGCCCGGCGCCGCGCACGGCGTTCGTCGCCCCCGACGTGCTGGTGTGCTTCGGCGTCGAGGCCGGCACCATCGAGGACGACGTCAGCTACCGACTCTGGGACGCGGGGGCACCGCCGGCGTACGTCCTGGAGATCGCCTCGGAGAAGACCCACGAGAGGGACTTGGAGTACAAGCCCGACATCTACTTGGAGGTCGGCGCCCGCGAGTACTGGCGATTCGACCCCTCCGGCCTGGGCCTGTTCACCCCGACGCTGCAGGGCGATCGCCGGGCCGGGGACGCCTGGGCGCCGATCCAGGTGCGCCCCGACGGCGACGGCCGCCTCAGCGGCCACAGCGCCGTCTTGGGCCTGGACCTGCACGCCGAAGACCGCCGCCTGCGCTTCCGAGACCCCCGGACCGGCCGATGGCTCCCCGACCCCGAGGACCTCCAGCACACACTCAACCTCACCCGCCAACAGCGAGACGCCGTCGAGGCCCGAGCCATAGCCGCCGAGGCGGAAATCGCCGCCCTGCGCGCCCGACTGAACGACCAGACGTAG
- a CDS encoding ubiquinone/menaquinone biosynthesis methyltransferase, giving the protein MSTRAAGRGESEDLFGAGRERAVERMFDRAARRYDLLNRLLTFGLDRRWRRRSVRLLNLTATALVADLACGTGDFCGELERAGHRAVGLDFSAGMLRCANTSAPLVRADVLRLPLGDRTVDGAVCGFALRNLADLERFFTEAARVVRPGGRIALLEVSEPRRRALRWGHRLYFGRVVPIIGGLLSNRAAYRYLPESLRLLPPTVELANLLGVAGFSDVEHHVFSGGITQLLTATRHA; this is encoded by the coding sequence ATGAGTACCCGGGCCGCCGGACGCGGCGAATCCGAGGATCTTTTCGGCGCCGGCCGGGAGCGTGCCGTGGAGCGCATGTTCGACCGGGCGGCGCGGCGCTACGACCTGCTGAACCGCCTGCTGACCTTCGGGCTGGACCGCCGCTGGCGCCGCCGCAGCGTCCGGCTGCTGAACCTGACGGCGACCGCGCTCGTGGCCGACCTGGCCTGCGGGACCGGCGATTTCTGCGGTGAACTCGAGCGGGCGGGCCACAGGGCCGTGGGCTTGGACTTCTCCGCCGGGATGTTGCGCTGCGCCAACACCTCCGCTCCCCTGGTGCGCGCCGACGTGCTGCGTCTCCCGCTGGGCGACAGAACCGTCGACGGGGCCGTCTGCGGATTCGCACTGCGCAACCTGGCAGACCTGGAGAGGTTCTTCACCGAGGCGGCCCGCGTCGTGCGACCCGGCGGTCGGATCGCCCTCCTCGAAGTGTCCGAGCCGCGCCGCCGGGCGCTTCGCTGGGGTCATCGCCTCTACTTCGGACGGGTCGTCCCGATCATCGGCGGACTCCTGTCGAACCGCGCCGCGTATCGCTACCTGCCCGAGTCCCTTCGCCTGCTGCCGCCGACGGTAGAGCTGGCGAACCTCCTGGGAGTCGCTGGCTTCAGCGACGTGGAGCACCACGTCTTCAGCGGCGGGATCACCCAACTCCTCACCGCCACGCGCCACGCCTGA